A single region of the Sandaracinaceae bacterium genome encodes:
- a CDS encoding AAA family ATPase — protein MSAPPPPRWLSSARGRRFANPEVIGTGAGGTVYRTFDHERNGVVAVKGLREPNPDSVAGLKREFRALNRLQHPNLLQLHELLYWDGEWLLTMECIDGQNFLEWVRPGYQSHRAASRDTSRATPADPSPTGAGSASHSTLATGVLDEARLRDALGQLVLGLDVVHRSGRLHRDIKPSNVLVTNGGRVVLCDFGLVTEMQAAASGAAVVGTPSYMSPEQAAGAPLGAASDLYAVGVMLYEALAGLRPFAGESEEIMQRKQRVVPVSPGQLASTRVPVDLEHLAMRLLSIDPAQRPTASDVRAALGEPLGPPPLAAEPPFVGRVAALATMHGVLGRVRTSGRGHSLLVQGPAGIGKSALLRQFADEVASSEEANVLMGACYEREFVPHRALDEVMDALSTHLRATDVDLASILEPEELQPLLTLFPMLARVPGLTVPPLWRGHEPATLDPREIRQRAFEALRRLITTTGHGKPWLMIVDDLQWGDEESLPILSALLGHPATTPLLFVGAMSVPEDDADTGPAHQEMMRRPQAFGGVTRIDLDVLTRDDTERLASSWLGETATPELTREIAKRAKGIPSEVRKLADRVSSGQTTLDGAAETDAVEARIRGLTGEASRLLSALSLATHRETLRVLLRALGGLANQEHALATLRRHDLVRAIPAGQEVQLEVSEDRVRATARARLGPDERVNLHLALHAAVSAIRPTDYETQLFHARAAGLHGLASEHALSAAAAAQRALRFERGARFAQMAVQVLPHEQVSFAMRRTLAEALALAGRGAEAGRAYVRAADSAPTDALAQECRRIGAGHLLRSGYLDEGEAAMNAQLAALGADPLDVPDGLVSRVVAAATARSRQVLGGHERGRGDIGPEAELVDTLWEAVTGLALVDPARAGWLQLRHQRHARRLGDPGRLARALWSEAVMTGLRGRGAPGELDGVLARAVSLTPGDPDARARMAVLQPLVRGVLSLAAGEYPMARGQLARALRVARERGPAQAWDIAVAETHMLWAMAQLGELRTMSTRIQALLADAEPRADRFFESMLTTGPCTLAKLAEGDPAEVLRRAERARHTWERHAAPLPCALADLGTVYAHLYRGDTEQAEQCAHTMLGADLPRARLGVQHLDAELAFARGLAALATARAPHSPMRHRQALTHVERSAAAIRAHAGPPHHVLSRLLDGLALTVKRREPEAMVALREAEGELRRRGMATLATVTRAAHGVALGGDAGAAFVEQARHDLRAFGAQHPDALLSIWMGPRRPE, from the coding sequence ATGAGCGCGCCCCCTCCGCCGCGCTGGCTCAGCAGCGCCCGTGGCCGTCGCTTCGCGAACCCCGAGGTCATCGGCACGGGCGCTGGCGGGACCGTGTATCGAACGTTCGATCACGAGCGCAACGGCGTGGTGGCGGTGAAAGGGTTGCGGGAACCGAACCCAGACTCGGTGGCGGGGCTCAAGCGCGAGTTCCGCGCGCTGAACCGTTTGCAGCACCCAAACCTGCTGCAACTCCACGAGCTGCTCTATTGGGACGGCGAGTGGCTGCTGACGATGGAGTGCATCGACGGCCAGAACTTCCTCGAGTGGGTGCGCCCCGGCTACCAAAGCCACCGCGCCGCGAGCCGCGACACCAGCCGCGCCACCCCAGCGGACCCCTCCCCGACGGGCGCGGGCTCGGCGTCGCACAGCACGCTGGCCACGGGGGTGTTGGACGAAGCCAGGCTGCGCGACGCGCTCGGGCAGCTGGTCCTCGGGCTGGACGTGGTGCATCGCTCGGGGCGCCTGCACCGCGACATCAAACCGTCCAACGTGCTCGTGACGAACGGCGGCCGCGTGGTGCTGTGCGACTTCGGCTTGGTGACCGAGATGCAAGCCGCGGCGAGCGGCGCGGCGGTCGTCGGCACGCCCTCGTACATGTCGCCCGAGCAGGCCGCTGGCGCGCCACTCGGGGCTGCGTCGGACCTCTACGCGGTGGGCGTGATGCTCTACGAAGCGCTCGCGGGGCTGCGGCCGTTCGCGGGCGAGTCCGAAGAGATCATGCAGCGCAAGCAGCGCGTGGTGCCCGTCTCGCCCGGACAGCTCGCGAGCACGCGCGTCCCGGTCGACCTCGAGCACCTGGCCATGCGCTTGCTCTCCATCGACCCGGCGCAACGGCCGACAGCGAGCGACGTGCGGGCCGCCTTGGGGGAGCCTCTCGGGCCGCCACCGCTCGCCGCAGAGCCGCCGTTCGTGGGGCGCGTCGCCGCGCTCGCCACCATGCACGGCGTGCTCGGCCGGGTGCGCACCTCCGGTCGTGGGCACTCGCTGTTGGTGCAGGGCCCCGCGGGTATCGGCAAGAGCGCGCTGCTGCGACAGTTCGCGGACGAGGTCGCCAGCAGCGAAGAGGCCAACGTGCTCATGGGCGCCTGCTACGAGCGGGAGTTCGTCCCACACCGCGCGCTGGACGAGGTCATGGACGCGCTCTCCACGCACCTGCGAGCGACTGACGTGGACCTCGCGAGCATCCTCGAGCCCGAGGAGCTGCAACCGCTGCTCACCCTGTTCCCCATGCTCGCTCGCGTCCCTGGGCTCACGGTGCCTCCGCTCTGGCGCGGACACGAGCCCGCCACGCTCGACCCGCGCGAGATACGCCAAAGGGCCTTCGAGGCGCTGCGACGGCTGATCACGACCACGGGCCACGGCAAGCCGTGGCTGATGATCGTAGACGACCTCCAGTGGGGCGACGAAGAGAGCCTTCCGATCCTGAGCGCGCTGCTCGGACACCCCGCCACCACACCGCTGCTCTTCGTGGGCGCCATGAGCGTGCCGGAGGACGACGCAGACACGGGCCCGGCGCACCAAGAGATGATGCGTCGCCCCCAGGCGTTCGGCGGGGTCACACGCATCGACCTCGACGTGCTGACGCGCGACGACACGGAGCGGCTCGCCAGCAGCTGGCTGGGAGAGACGGCCACACCCGAGCTGACACGCGAGATCGCCAAGCGGGCAAAGGGCATCCCGAGCGAGGTGCGCAAGCTGGCGGACCGGGTCTCCAGCGGGCAGACCACCCTCGACGGCGCCGCCGAGACCGACGCCGTCGAGGCTCGGATCCGGGGGCTGACGGGCGAAGCGTCGCGGCTCCTCTCCGCGCTGTCGCTCGCCACCCATCGCGAGACCCTGCGCGTCCTCTTGCGCGCCCTCGGGGGACTGGCGAATCAGGAGCACGCGCTCGCGACGTTGCGGCGACATGACTTGGTGCGCGCCATCCCCGCCGGTCAAGAGGTGCAGCTGGAAGTGAGCGAGGACCGTGTGCGCGCGACGGCGCGCGCGCGCTTGGGCCCGGACGAGCGCGTGAACCTCCACCTGGCGCTACACGCTGCCGTGAGCGCCATCCGACCCACCGACTACGAGACTCAGCTGTTCCACGCGCGCGCTGCCGGCCTACACGGGCTCGCGTCCGAGCACGCTCTCTCGGCAGCCGCTGCGGCGCAGCGTGCGCTGCGCTTCGAACGCGGAGCCCGCTTCGCCCAGATGGCGGTGCAGGTGCTGCCCCACGAGCAGGTCAGCTTCGCCATGCGGCGCACGCTGGCGGAGGCGCTCGCCCTCGCCGGGCGTGGGGCCGAGGCGGGGCGCGCGTACGTCCGCGCCGCAGACTCGGCACCGACCGACGCCCTGGCACAGGAGTGCCGGCGGATCGGCGCGGGTCACCTCCTGCGCAGCGGGTACCTGGACGAAGGAGAGGCCGCGATGAACGCCCAGCTCGCGGCGTTGGGAGCCGACCCCCTCGACGTCCCGGACGGCCTCGTGTCGCGCGTGGTGGCGGCGGCCACCGCGCGGTCGCGGCAGGTGCTCGGAGGGCACGAGCGGGGTCGCGGCGACATCGGGCCCGAGGCAGAGCTGGTGGACACCCTCTGGGAGGCCGTCACCGGCCTGGCCCTGGTCGACCCGGCCCGCGCGGGCTGGCTCCAGCTGCGCCACCAGCGCCACGCGCGCCGGCTGGGTGACCCGGGTCGGCTCGCACGCGCCCTGTGGTCGGAGGCGGTCATGACCGGGCTGAGGGGGCGCGGCGCCCCCGGCGAGCTCGACGGCGTGCTGGCGCGCGCCGTGAGCCTGACGCCTGGCGACCCAGACGCGCGCGCGCGCATGGCCGTGCTCCAGCCGCTGGTGCGGGGCGTGTTGAGCCTGGCCGCTGGCGAATACCCGATGGCGCGCGGCCAGCTGGCGCGTGCCCTGCGTGTGGCCCGCGAGCGCGGTCCCGCGCAGGCCTGGGACATCGCCGTGGCGGAGACGCACATGCTCTGGGCCATGGCGCAGCTGGGCGAGCTGCGGACGATGTCCACGCGCATCCAGGCGCTGCTGGCGGATGCCGAGCCGCGCGCCGACCGCTTCTTCGAGTCGATGCTGACGACGGGCCCGTGCACCCTGGCCAAGCTGGCCGAGGGCGACCCCGCAGAGGTGCTGCGCCGCGCCGAGCGGGCACGTCACACGTGGGAGCGACACGCTGCACCTCTCCCGTGCGCGCTCGCGGACCTCGGCACCGTCTACGCGCACCTCTACCGCGGGGACACCGAACAGGCCGAACAGTGCGCCCACACCATGCTCGGCGCCGACCTACCTCGCGCGCGCCTGGGCGTACAACACCTGGACGCCGAGCTGGCGTTCGCGCGTGGACTCGCTGCGCTCGCCACGGCCCGGGCGCCACACTCCCCCATGCGCCATCGCCAGGCGCTGACGCACGTGGAGCGTTCGGCGGCCGCCATCCGCGCGCACGCGGGTCCGCCGCACCACGTGCTCTCGCGCCTCCTCGACGGCCTCGCGCTGACGGTGAAACGTCGTGAACCCGAGGCGATGGTGGCGCTGCGCGAGGCGGAAGGCGAGCTGCGTCGCCGTGGCATGGCGACGCTGGCGACGGTGACGCGCGCCGCGCACGGCGTGGCCCTCGGCGGAGACGCCGGCGCGGCGTTCGTGGAGCAGGCGCGGCACGACCTGCGAGCGTTCGGTGCGCAGCATCCCGACGCGCTCCTGAGCATCTGGATGGGTCCGCGGCGCCCCGAATGA
- a CDS encoding crotonase/enoyl-CoA hydratase family protein produces MFTSDQLTIERDGHVVTLTMNRPEKRNAFGLEMLIAMADAFQMCDDDTDVRAIILTGAGGHFCAGSDLKENQLGQKDERTLMLQERFKTEPRIHWKALLREYRPAAPVIAAVEGFAVAGGTEILQGTDLRVAGKSATFGVTEAALGLFPLGGSTIRLRRQIGYARAAEMLLAARRIDAETAERWGLINYVVEDGQALDKARELATRVAACGPLAVRAIKRSLVESDGLTEADALAQEEALGAPVFRSADAKEGPTAFFEKRKPVFTGK; encoded by the coding sequence GTGTTCACTTCCGATCAACTCACCATCGAACGCGACGGGCACGTCGTCACCCTGACGATGAACCGCCCCGAGAAGCGCAACGCCTTCGGCCTCGAGATGCTCATCGCGATGGCTGACGCCTTCCAGATGTGCGACGACGACACCGACGTGCGCGCCATCATCCTGACGGGCGCGGGCGGGCACTTCTGCGCCGGGTCCGACCTGAAGGAGAACCAGCTGGGCCAGAAGGACGAGCGCACGCTCATGCTCCAGGAGCGCTTCAAGACCGAGCCGCGCATCCACTGGAAGGCGCTGCTGCGCGAGTACCGTCCGGCCGCGCCCGTGATCGCCGCGGTCGAGGGCTTCGCCGTCGCGGGCGGCACGGAGATCTTGCAGGGCACGGATCTGCGCGTGGCGGGCAAGAGCGCGACCTTCGGCGTGACCGAGGCCGCCCTCGGGCTGTTCCCGCTGGGGGGCTCCACCATCCGGCTGCGCCGCCAGATCGGGTATGCGCGAGCCGCCGAGATGCTGCTCGCCGCGCGGCGCATCGACGCCGAGACCGCCGAGCGGTGGGGACTCATCAACTACGTGGTCGAAGACGGCCAGGCGCTCGACAAGGCGCGCGAGCTCGCGACTCGCGTGGCGGCCTGCGGTCCGCTAGCGGTGCGGGCCATCAAGCGCAGCTTGGTGGAGAGCGACGGGCTTACCGAGGCCGATGCGCTGGCCCAGGAAGAGGCGCTGGGCGCCCCGGTGTTTCGCAGCGCCGACGCCAAGGAGGGCCCGACCGCCTTCTTCGAGAAGCGCAAGCCCGTCTTCACGGGGAAGTGA